A window of Candidatus Dependentiae bacterium contains these coding sequences:
- a CDS encoding A/G-specific adenine glycosylase, which produces MQSSTNKKLTKKEIGEFQNFIWQFYKQYGRPFAWRNVENSYYILVSEIMLQQTQTYRVEPKFEQFIAAFPDIQTLAQADLRDVLGVWQGLGYNRRGKALWQNAQRVVDEFKGVLPDDPDVLQTFTHIGPNTAASITAFAFNKPVVFIETNIRAVFLHSFFKDQEKIKDAQLMPLIAQTLDVNNAREWYYALMDYGVHLKKSLPNPSRKSAHHAVQSKFQGSDRQIRGKIIKKIVEVQSINKDELIMFLGKESERYERILNALVAEQMVLEKNNQIYIK; this is translated from the coding sequence ATGCAAAGCTCAACAAATAAGAAGTTAACAAAAAAAGAGATAGGGGAGTTTCAAAACTTTATTTGGCAATTTTATAAACAATATGGACGTCCATTTGCATGGCGAAATGTAGAGAACTCATATTATATTTTAGTTTCAGAGATTATGTTGCAACAAACGCAAACATATCGTGTAGAGCCAAAATTTGAACAGTTTATTGCAGCATTTCCCGATATACAAACATTGGCCCAAGCAGATTTGCGGGATGTTTTGGGTGTATGGCAAGGTTTGGGATACAACCGACGAGGCAAAGCATTGTGGCAAAATGCGCAGCGTGTTGTTGATGAATTTAAGGGAGTATTGCCCGATGATCCGGATGTACTGCAAACATTTACTCATATTGGGCCAAATACTGCAGCTTCAATTACAGCCTTTGCATTCAATAAACCGGTTGTTTTTATTGAGACAAATATTCGTGCAGTCTTTTTGCATTCTTTTTTTAAAGATCAGGAAAAGATCAAAGATGCTCAGTTAATGCCATTGATTGCGCAAACTTTAGATGTAAATAATGCTCGAGAGTGGTATTATGCGCTGATGGATTATGGCGTGCATTTGAAAAAAAGTTTACCTAATCCTAGCCGTAAAAGTGCTCATCACGCAGTACAGTCAAAATTTCAAGGTTCAGATAGGCAAATTCGTGGCAAAATTATCAAAAAAATTGTAGAAGTTCAATCTATAAATAAAGATGAATTGATAATGTTTTTGGGTAAAGAGTCTGAGCGTTATGAACGTATTTTAAATGCATTGGTTGCGGAACAAATGGTTTTGGAAAAAAATAATCAAATTTATATTAAATAA